A single region of the Abditibacteriota bacterium genome encodes:
- a CDS encoding sulfite exporter TauE/SafE family protein: MKKTLILAASGAAAGLLGGLLGIGGGTVIVPMLVLLLGKPQKKAQGISLVCACLIAVFALTRYAFHGHVSWSFGMFIIAGGIAGSFVGSWIVKRIDTRLLRLLFICLLFLTAANIIYSGVTGQGLFGLRPAPEANPALYALLVLLGVASGILSGLLGIGGGIVLVPCMLLLGVEQRTAQGISLLCIIPTSVTGVILQSRWGNVDLAAGLIAGAAAGVCSLAGSDLAALADYKALRIIFGIFLLIVTGLMIKTLVHKQGGS; the protein is encoded by the coding sequence ATGAAAAAAACCTTGATACTCGCCGCCTCCGGCGCCGCCGCCGGACTTCTGGGCGGACTACTTGGCATAGGCGGAGGCACGGTGATAGTGCCCATGCTGGTGCTGCTTCTGGGCAAGCCGCAAAAAAAGGCTCAGGGCATCAGCCTGGTGTGCGCCTGCCTTATCGCTGTATTTGCCCTGACCCGCTACGCCTTTCACGGCCACGTGAGCTGGTCCTTCGGCATGTTCATCATAGCCGGCGGGATAGCCGGGTCTTTCGTCGGGTCCTGGATAGTGAAGCGTATCGACACCCGCCTTCTGAGGCTGCTGTTTATCTGCCTGCTGTTTCTGACGGCGGCAAACATCATCTACTCCGGGGTCACCGGGCAGGGCCTTTTCGGCCTGCGCCCCGCTCCCGAGGCAAACCCGGCCCTGTATGCCCTGCTGGTCCTGCTGGGGGTCGCGAGCGGCATCCTGTCCGGGCTGCTGGGCATAGGCGGCGGCATTGTGCTGGTCCCCTGCATGCTCCTTCTGGGAGTGGAGCAAAGAACGGCTCAGGGCATCAGCCTGCTGTGCATCATCCCCACCTCGGTCACCGGAGTCATACTCCAGTCCCGCTGGGGCAACGTGGATCTCGCGGCGGGCCTCATAGCCGGAGCTGCGGCGGGCGTCTGTTCCCTTGCCGGCTCCGACCTGGCGGCCCTGGCCGACTACAAGGCCCTGCGCATCATTTTCGGGATATTTCTGCTCATAGTCACAGGACTTATGATAAAAACTCTTGTTCACAAACAGGGAGGTTCTTAA
- a CDS encoding flavodoxin: MKTFLAILAALAILIGLSACNGKEKPNGAPELAGKPEPLPSDKAAEAKKPLIVYFSCTGNTRRVAELIAGETGGALFEIEVSEPYTEADLNWRDPESRVNKQHQDPALQDMELKEKTAADWDSYDTVFIGYPIWYGEAPWAVTTFVKANDFGGKIVIPFCTSTHVGLGQSGSLLERAAGKGDWKEGIRFEEQPEESAVREWVQSVM, from the coding sequence ATGAAGACCTTTTTGGCGATACTGGCAGCTTTGGCGATACTCATCGGACTTTCCGCCTGCAACGGCAAGGAAAAGCCTAACGGCGCGCCCGAGCTTGCGGGCAAACCTGAGCCCCTCCCGTCTGACAAGGCGGCGGAGGCGAAAAAGCCCCTCATTGTATATTTTTCCTGCACGGGCAACACCCGGAGAGTGGCGGAGCTCATAGCCGGCGAGACCGGCGGCGCTCTGTTTGAGATAGAGGTCTCCGAGCCCTACACCGAAGCGGACCTGAACTGGCGGGACCCCGAGAGCCGGGTGAACAAGCAGCACCAGGATCCCGCTCTGCAGGATATGGAGCTCAAGGAGAAGACAGCAGCCGACTGGGACAGCTATGACACAGTGTTCATAGGCTATCCCATATGGTACGGCGAAGCCCCCTGGGCAGTCACCACCTTTGTGAAGGCCAACGACTTCGGAGGCAAGATAGTCATCCCCTTCTGCACCTCCACCCACGTGGGCCTGGGCCAAAGCGGCAGCCTTCTGGAGCGGGCCGCAGGCAAGGGCGACTGGAAGGAGGGCATCCGGTTTGAGGAGCAGCCCGAAGAGAGCGCCGTCAGAGAGTGGGTACAGAGCGTAATGTAA